A single Altererythrobacter sp. BO-6 DNA region contains:
- a CDS encoding MFS transporter, producing MSETASTAIREPSEKEIRLVIGASSAGTIFEWYDFFIYGTLAYILKDAFYDTDNETLGLLLVWSTFAVGFAFRPIGAVLFGYLGDKLGRKYTFLVTVTLMGIATAGVGLIPTVDTIGIVAPIIIIFLRILQGLALGGEYGGAAIYVAEHAPPEKRGYYTSFIQASVAGGFVLSIAVVLICRALIPEDDFAAWGWRVPFLLSIILLGISLWMRLMLSESPVFQAMKQEGKIAGNPFIESFTYPGNKKRIFVALFGVSGILTTIWYTGFFSSMSFLRGPMNVADQTVELILFVTGLIIMSFYLIVGKWSDRVGRKKPIVIGAVLTLLLLFPAFWALGSLANPGLQESAKITPVRVEGPQCTTDPFAELFDRDQTQCGKILETLTASGVAYTMVPGEALRVTVGSEEIGLEPEWFDDGAARKAGLQAALSEYGFDFTKQQPELANLLGICAILLGLGILSALTYGSVAALLSEMFPPSIRYSSMSIPYHIGAGYLGGFLPLIAGVIVASTGNIYSGLWYTWGIVAFGLVVLWWGIPDGPPRDFEDTHG from the coding sequence GCAAGCACTGCCATTCGTGAACCAAGCGAAAAGGAAATCCGCCTGGTGATCGGCGCCAGCAGCGCCGGCACGATTTTCGAATGGTACGATTTCTTCATATACGGCACGCTTGCCTACATCCTGAAAGATGCGTTTTACGACACCGATAACGAGACGCTGGGCCTGTTGCTGGTATGGTCGACCTTTGCGGTCGGCTTCGCCTTTCGCCCGATCGGTGCGGTGCTGTTCGGCTATCTGGGCGACAAGCTGGGGCGCAAATACACCTTCCTTGTCACGGTTACGCTGATGGGGATTGCGACGGCGGGCGTCGGCCTGATTCCCACAGTCGATACGATCGGCATCGTGGCCCCGATCATCATCATCTTCCTGCGCATCCTGCAAGGGCTTGCGCTGGGCGGTGAATATGGCGGCGCGGCAATTTATGTCGCCGAACACGCGCCGCCCGAAAAGCGCGGGTATTACACCAGCTTCATCCAGGCCAGTGTGGCAGGCGGTTTCGTATTGTCGATCGCCGTGGTTCTGATCTGCCGCGCGTTGATCCCCGAGGACGACTTTGCCGCCTGGGGCTGGCGCGTGCCGTTCCTGTTGTCGATCATCCTGCTGGGCATTTCGCTGTGGATGCGGCTGATGCTGTCGGAAAGCCCTGTGTTCCAGGCCATGAAGCAGGAAGGAAAAATCGCCGGAAATCCCTTCATCGAAAGCTTCACCTATCCCGGCAACAAGAAGCGCATTTTCGTGGCGCTGTTTGGCGTATCCGGCATCCTGACGACGATCTGGTACACCGGCTTCTTCTCAAGCATGAGCTTCCTGCGCGGTCCGATGAACGTGGCCGACCAGACGGTTGAACTGATCTTGTTCGTGACCGGCCTGATCATCATGAGCTTCTACCTGATTGTCGGCAAATGGTCGGATCGGGTCGGTCGCAAGAAGCCCATAGTCATTGGCGCCGTTCTGACCTTGTTGCTGCTGTTCCCGGCGTTCTGGGCGCTCGGCAGCCTGGCCAACCCGGGGTTGCAGGAATCGGCCAAGATCACCCCGGTGCGGGTCGAAGGGCCGCAGTGTACCACCGATCCTTTTGCCGAACTGTTCGATCGCGATCAGACCCAATGCGGCAAGATCCTCGAAACACTCACCGCCTCGGGCGTGGCTTACACCATGGTGCCGGGTGAGGCCCTTCGCGTCACTGTGGGCAGCGAAGAGATCGGGCTTGAGCCGGAGTGGTTCGATGATGGTGCCGCGCGCAAGGCTGGCCTTCAGGCCGCCCTGAGCGAATATGGCTTCGACTTCACCAAGCAACAGCCGGAGCTCGCAAACCTGCTGGGAATTTGCGCGATCCTGCTGGGTCTAGGTATCCTGTCCGCGCTGACTTATGGTTCGGTGGCGGCGCTGCTTTCAGAGATGTTCCCGCCCTCGATCCGCTACAGTTCGATGTCGATCCCCTATCACATCGGGGCCGGTTATCTCGGCGGCTTCCTGCCGTTGATAGCGGGTGTGATCGTGGCCAGCACCGGCAATATCTATTCCGGACTCTGGTACACATGGGGGATTGTCGCCTTCGGCCTGGTGGTGCTGTGGTGGGGCATACCCGATGGCCCGCCGCGCGATTTCGAAGACACACATGGCTGA
- the alr gene encoding alanine racemase gives MADAPPPSLRLKIDRDALAANWRALNRLSGQASAGAAVKADCYGLGVAQCLPVLRDAGAQQFFVAHWCEVAAVARHVPASSISVLHGPLTDADAAYARATGAIPTINSLAQAKRWVESGGGPCDLMIDSGINRLGLSPHEVGDPLVAQLDVRTLMSHLASADEDGPKNVQQLAAFQAVIPLIKHGQVSFANSAGIALGPDYHFDLTRPGLSLYGGWQRPELASEIRQVAYPEAAIIQTRQIVAGESVGYNATFIAPRDMRVGVASLGYADGYLHHWREVGALEHNGHRLPVLGKVSMDMIVIDLSDAPDLSEGDWLSVPYSLPDAAQQSGIPQYELLTVLGQRLKSR, from the coding sequence ATGGCTGACGCACCGCCGCCATCGTTGCGGCTGAAGATCGATCGAGACGCGCTGGCGGCAAACTGGCGCGCGCTGAACCGACTGTCCGGCCAGGCGTCTGCCGGTGCTGCCGTCAAGGCAGACTGTTATGGGCTGGGCGTCGCGCAGTGCCTGCCGGTTTTGCGCGATGCCGGTGCGCAGCAATTCTTCGTCGCCCACTGGTGCGAAGTAGCAGCGGTCGCCCGTCATGTGCCCGCAAGCAGCATTTCCGTGCTACACGGGCCGCTGACTGACGCGGATGCAGCCTATGCCCGGGCGACCGGCGCGATCCCCACGATCAATTCGCTGGCGCAGGCAAAGCGCTGGGTCGAGAGCGGCGGCGGGCCGTGTGACCTGATGATCGACAGCGGGATCAACCGGCTCGGCTTGTCGCCGCATGAAGTCGGCGACCCGCTGGTCGCGCAGCTCGATGTGCGCACGCTGATGTCGCACCTTGCCAGCGCTGACGAGGATGGCCCGAAGAATGTGCAGCAGCTCGCCGCATTTCAAGCAGTCATTCCACTGATCAAACATGGGCAGGTCAGCTTCGCCAACAGCGCCGGTATTGCGCTTGGCCCCGATTACCATTTCGACCTCACCCGGCCTGGTCTGTCGCTCTACGGGGGATGGCAGCGGCCGGAACTGGCGAGCGAAATCCGCCAGGTGGCCTATCCCGAAGCGGCGATCATCCAGACCCGCCAGATCGTCGCGGGCGAAAGCGTTGGCTACAACGCCACGTTCATTGCCCCGCGAGACATGCGGGTCGGCGTCGCCTCGCTTGGTTATGCCGATGGCTACCTGCATCACTGGCGTGAAGTTGGCGCCCTGGAGCACAACGGACATCGCCTTCCGGTGCTTGGCAAAGTGTCGATGGACATGATCGTCATCGATCTATCGGACGCACCCGATCTCAGCGAAGGCGACTGGTTGAGTGTGCCCTATTCGCTGCCCGATGCAGCGCAGCAAAGCGGCATCCCGCAGTACGAATTGCTGACCGTTCTGGGGCAACGCTTGAAAAGCCGATAG
- the proS gene encoding proline--tRNA ligase, with protein sequence MSQIRHALNTKREDDFAAWYQEVISAADMAEESGVRGCMVIKPWGYGIWERIQRLMDNRIKAAGVQNCYFPIFIPLKNFEREAEHVEGFAKEMAVVTHHRLIADGKGGLIPDPEAKLEEPLVVRPTSETIIGDAMARWVQSWRDLPLLTNQWANVVRWEMRTRMFLRTSEFLWQEGHTAHENREDALEETHRALEMYRACAEEDLALPVIAGEKPENERFPGAVETWSIEAMMQDGKALQAGTSHYLGTNFAHAAGIKYQDREGGEQFCHTTSWGVSTRMIGGVIMTHGDDDGLRVPPRIAPYQVVILPMLRDKPEDADVLAYCKDLHSQLAAETSMGEPVRVLLDTKPGQAAAKRWDWVRKGAPVIIEVGPRDMTEGKVAMIRRDRLWDMENGKAAFQFIARDECVSGMGALLEDIQQSLFNEAAERRDANITRGVTSLDEVATFYDGSTKYPGWLEVQWSKPSGAALDKVVETLKAHKLTIRNVPRDAAPADGTCIFTGAPAVERILIAKAY encoded by the coding sequence GTGTCCCAGATCCGCCACGCCCTCAACACCAAGCGCGAGGACGATTTCGCTGCATGGTATCAGGAAGTCATTTCCGCAGCCGACATGGCCGAGGAATCCGGGGTGCGCGGCTGCATGGTGATCAAGCCGTGGGGCTATGGCATCTGGGAACGCATCCAGCGCCTGATGGATAACCGGATCAAGGCGGCCGGCGTCCAGAACTGCTACTTCCCGATCTTCATCCCGCTGAAGAATTTCGAGCGGGAGGCCGAGCATGTCGAAGGCTTTGCGAAGGAAATGGCGGTCGTCACCCATCACCGGCTGATCGCTGACGGCAAGGGCGGGTTGATCCCCGATCCCGAAGCGAAGCTGGAAGAGCCGCTGGTTGTCCGCCCGACGTCTGAAACCATCATCGGCGATGCCATGGCGCGCTGGGTCCAGAGCTGGCGCGACCTGCCGCTTCTGACCAACCAGTGGGCCAATGTGGTACGCTGGGAAATGCGCACCCGCATGTTCCTGCGCACCAGCGAATTCCTGTGGCAGGAAGGGCATACCGCACACGAAAACCGTGAAGATGCGCTGGAAGAAACCCACCGCGCGCTGGAGATGTACCGCGCCTGCGCCGAAGAAGATCTGGCGCTGCCGGTGATTGCCGGTGAAAAGCCCGAGAACGAACGTTTCCCCGGCGCGGTTGAGACCTGGTCGATCGAGGCCATGATGCAGGATGGCAAGGCGCTGCAGGCCGGCACCAGCCATTACCTCGGCACCAATTTCGCGCATGCGGCGGGGATCAAATACCAGGACCGCGAAGGCGGCGAACAGTTCTGCCACACCACCAGCTGGGGCGTATCGACCCGCATGATCGGCGGCGTCATCATGACCCATGGCGATGATGACGGGTTGCGCGTGCCGCCACGCATTGCGCCGTACCAGGTCGTGATCCTGCCGATGCTGCGCGACAAGCCCGAAGACGCCGATGTGCTGGCCTATTGCAAGGACTTGCACAGCCAGCTCGCCGCAGAGACTTCGATGGGCGAGCCGGTGCGGGTGCTGCTCGACACCAAGCCCGGCCAGGCGGCGGCCAAGCGGTGGGACTGGGTGCGCAAGGGCGCGCCGGTCATCATCGAAGTCGGCCCGCGCGACATGACAGAAGGCAAGGTGGCGATGATCCGCCGCGACCGGCTGTGGGACATGGAGAATGGCAAGGCCGCATTCCAGTTCATTGCCCGCGACGAATGCGTTTCCGGCATGGGTGCGCTGCTCGAAGATATCCAGCAATCGCTGTTCAATGAAGCGGCGGAGCGGCGCGATGCCAACATCACCCGCGGCGTGACATCGCTGGATGAGGTGGCCACCTTCTATGATGGTTCGACCAAATATCCGGGCTGGCTGGAAGTGCAGTGGTCGAAACCGAGCGGCGCTGCGCTCGACAAGGTGGTGGAAACGCTGAAGGCGCATAAGCTGACGATCCGCAATGTGCCGCGCGATGCTGCCCCGGCGGACGGCACCTGCATCTTCACCGGCGCACCGGCGGTCGAGCGGATCCTGATCGCCAAGGCATATTGA
- the phaR gene encoding polyhydroxyalkanoate synthesis repressor PhaR: protein MAKKSAGEGDTVIVKKYANRRLYNTSTSSYITLEDLAAMVRDNVDFQVLDAKTGEDITHSILTQIIMDEEASGGEQMLPVSFLRQLIGMYGNSMQAMMPSYLEAAMTNFRENQGKIREAFEKGISSTPFAKIHETNMAMMRAATDVLMPGMNKRADKPSGGQNDEIAALRKQMAEMQKKLDELSK from the coding sequence ATGGCCAAGAAAAGCGCGGGCGAGGGCGACACCGTCATCGTCAAGAAATACGCCAACCGGCGGCTCTACAACACCAGCACCTCAAGCTATATCACCCTGGAAGATCTCGCGGCGATGGTGCGCGACAATGTCGATTTCCAGGTGCTTGATGCCAAGACCGGCGAAGACATCACCCATTCTATCCTGACCCAGATCATCATGGATGAAGAGGCGAGCGGTGGCGAACAGATGCTGCCGGTCAGCTTCCTGCGCCAGCTCATTGGCATGTACGGCAATTCGATGCAGGCGATGATGCCTAGCTATCTCGAAGCGGCGATGACCAATTTCCGCGAGAACCAGGGCAAGATCCGCGAGGCCTTCGAAAAGGGGATCAGCAGCACGCCATTCGCCAAGATCCACGAAACCAATATGGCGATGATGCGTGCGGCCACCGATGTCCTGATGCCGGGCATGAACAAGCGCGCCGACAAACCTTCTGGCGGGCAAAATGACGAGATCGCCGCGCTGCGCAAGCAGATGGCCGAAATGCAGAAGAAGCTGGACGAACTCAGCAAATAA